The DNA region ttttgttttataaataacttcATTTATAGTATGTggttttagaaagtgaaagtgaaagcgaaagtgaagtcgctcagtcctgtctgactctttgcgaccccatggactgtaacctaccaggaacctcagtccatgggattttccaggcaagaatactggagtgggttgccatttcctactccaggggatcttcctgacccagggatcgaacctgggtctcccaaattgtaggcagatgctttaccgactgagctaccagggaagtccatgtgtttttagatgccacatataaaaGGTGTCATAagatgtttctgcttctctgtctgactttcttcactctgtatgacagtttcTAGGTCCAACCATTTTCTGCAACCTCTTTCTACTCTTGAGTGTCTCTGTACTGTTCCCCCCATCTCCTCTCCAGAGCTCCCACTTGAGGAAAAGCCAAGCCCCTTCTAGGCCACAGTCTCTGGGCCAGTTGCACAACCAGCCCCGCACTGCTGCTGCCTCTGTGACTTTATCCctgcctttctctcctccctcagtGCCTCCTGTCTGCTCCTTGACCTGACCAAGTGTGCTCCTGCAGCAGGGCCTCTGCAAGTGGAGCCCTCCTGGCCTGGAGGCTCTTCCTCCAGTGGCTGCATGATTTGTTCCCTCATCCTCAGATGTCTTTAAGTATCACAGGGCACAGATTTCCCCATATCTTGAGCCCTTATTTCAAATCATGCTGCCTCCATCCTCCCCCCCATGGCCCTCTGTCTTCTCCCCCTGCTTCATCTTCGCCCAGAGCACTTcttcctgtggggtcactgtctTTCACTCCCTCTTAGGTGAGGAAGGGCTGCAGGAGAGCGAGAGCTGCGCTGTGTGCTGCTGCATCCCAGGACTAGGTGAGGGCCCAGGTAGATGTTGCACAATGTTTGTTAGAATAATGGCAGGAATATTCCATTTCTCTGGCATCAATAAATGAGaatagttttagttttatttactaTAGGATGTGCTTATGAATATTGCctgggagaaaataaataaggtaaagatgtaaaatatttcataagtCAGAATCAAATAGCTTTTGGCTGGAGGCACCTGGCTGTTATTTCTGAGTCACCTGTGGTGGATTAAAGTTTACTGAAGACATGATCTGAAGTTGGGACACAATGTATGACCACAGTCAGAACTCTTATGCCAAACAGGATTCACATCCGGTAACTGCTCTTGGCAAAGAATCACCAAGTACTGAGCTGCAGTGTCAGCTGATTTCTGTGGAGCCCCTCCTTACCATGGCTCCTGCTGCCTGGGGGGGGCCACTGCTCTGAAAGTCACCCCATGAGGGGCTCAGGTGGCTGCAGATGTGTCTCAGAGATTCCTGGGCAGGAAGGTGAATACCACAAGGCCCAGGCTGCACATGCTGGCTCTTTGTCTGTGGCAGCAGGACTTCTGTGTGGTGGGACCCCTGCCCATGGATCCCATGCCTTCTGTCCTTCAGAAGACACTGCCCCCAATGCCTTCTGCAGCTCTGTAAGGAGAGGAGCCAGGGATTAGAATGCTGAGTAACACAGGTGGCTGCTATAAATCCAGCCAAGTGCCCTTCTGAAGGTGCTACAAGATCCTCTGAGATGTCCCCGAATTGTGGGGACATTTGGTGACATCAGGGTGAAGAGTTGGTCAGGGTCAATGGAGGAATGCCGCTGATGTGGCCCTTTCCcaatgtaggtttttttttaatgtctttttagttggagtataattactttacaatattgcgttgGCTTCTGCCATTAAACATGACTCAGCTGTAAGCATAGGTATGTCTCCTGCCTCTTGAActtaccccacctcccaccccaccccatccattTAGCCTGTCACAGTACCACGTTGAGCTTCTTCTGTAAATTTGTTATTAATAACATTACATTTGGAATAATTTGTGATGTATAGAGTAGTTGCAAATATTTGTCGAACCTGAGAAACAACATTGGAACATTACTTCTAACTGAACCTCATACTGTATTTGGATTTCACCAGATTGTCCATTAATGTCACTTTGGGTTCCAGGATCCAACCCACAACTATACACACTGCATTCATTGTCCTGTGTCCCCAGTATCCTCTCCTCTGTGGATTACTCATTATCCCCTACTCTGTTATGGCCTTGATCGTCTTGAGGGGAACTGGCCAAGGATGGTAGAGGGACTGAGTTTGTGTGCTGTTGTTCTCACAACATAGAGTGGATTCAGACTTTGGGTTTTGAAGAAGAAACCACACAGGAGAAGTGCCCTTTCATCCCCTTTCATCAGGGTACACAGGACAGCAGTGTGTCTTTCCACTGGAAATTATTGTTTATGTGTTTGCCAAGTTTCTGCACTGCTTCCCCCTTCCACTCCTCTTCTCTctggaaggtgaagtcgctcagtcgtgtccaactctttgtgactccgtggacagtagcccaccaggctcctccatccatggggttttccaggcaagaatactgaagtgggttgccatttccttctccatctctttggaAATGAGTTCCTAAGTCTAGCCCATGctcagagagggcagggcagTAATTTCCCCCTCCTGCATGGGATGATCTACAACTGTTATTCAGGATGTTTCTGTAAGGATTGGTTGTCTCCTCTCCCACATTTATGTAATCATATAGTAATGTAATCATTCAACAGAtctttgaaggaggtcaccattatcttcattacctccaccatagtttggccccaggtaaataacagggaggaaaTACAGCTCCACCCATCATAAGAGAATTGGattcaagatttactgagcatggccctacccatcagaacaagacccagttcccccctcagtcagtctctcctatcAAGAAACTTCCATACggctcttatccttctccatcagaggacagacagattgaaaaccacaatcatagaaaactagccaatctgatcacatggaccacagccttgtttaactcaatgaaactatgagccatgctatgtagggccacccaagatggacgggtcattgtggagagttctgaaaaaacgtggtccactggagaaagggatggaaaacacctcagtattcttgccttgagaaccccatgaacagtatgaaaaggcaaaaagataggacactgaaagaagaacttcccaggtcagtaggtgcccaatatgctactggagatcagtggaggaataactccagaaagaatgaagagatggagacaagcaaaaacaacacccagttgtggatgtactggtgatggaagcaaagtccaatgctgtaaagagcaatattgtataagaacctggaatgtgaggtccatgaatcaagacaaactgcaagtggtcaaacaagggtggcaagagtgaacatcgacattttagtaatcagtgaactaaaatggactggaacgggtgaatttgactaagatgaccattatatctactactgtgggcaagaatcccttagaagaaatggagtggccagcatagtcaacaaaagagttcaaaatgcagtacttggatgcagtctcaaaaatgacagaatgatctctatttccaaggcaaacaattcattatcacagtaatccaagtctatgcagcagacagtaatgctgaagaagctgaagttgaacggttctatgaagacctacaagaccttctagaactaacacccaaaaaagatgtcctttttattataggggactggcatgcaaaagtaggagtcaagaaacacctggagtaatgggcaaatttggccttgcagtacagaatgaagcagggcaaaggctcatacAGTTTtaacaagagaatgcactggtcatagcaaacaccctcttccaaaaacacaagagaagactccacacattgccatccaccagatggtcaacactgaaatcagattattatattctttgtagccaaaaatggggaagctctatatagtcagcaaaaacaagactgggagctgactgtggctcagaacatgaactccttattgccaaattcagacttaaattgaagaaagtagggaaaacctctagaccaatcaagtatgacctaaatcaaattctctatgattatacagtggaagtaagaaatagatttatgggactacatctgatagacagagtacctgatgaactatggatggaggttcatgacattgtacaggagagagggatcaagaccatccccaagaaaaagaaatgcgaaaaagcaaaatggctgtctgaggagggcttacaaatagctttgaaaagaagagaagtgaaaagcaaaggggaaaaggaaaaatatacctatttgaatgtagagttccaaagcataacaaggagagataagaaagccttcctcagtgatcaatgcaaagaaatagaggaaaacaacagaatgggaaagactagagatcttttcaagaaaattagagataccaagggaacatttcatacaaagatgggctcaataaaggacagaaatattatggacctaacagaagcagatgatattaagaagaggtggcaaaaatacacagcagaactatacaaaaaagatcttcacgacccagataatcacgatggtgtggtcactcacctagagccagacatcctagaatgtgaagtcaagtgggccttaggaagcatcactacaaacaaagctagagcaggtgatggaattccaattgagctatttcaaatcctaaaagatgatgctgtgaaagtgctgcactcaatatgccaacaaatttggaagactcagcagtggccacaggactggaaaaggtcagttttcattccaatcccaaagagaggcaatgccaaagaatgctcaaactactgcacaattgcactcatctcacacgctagtaaagtaatgctcaaaatttcccaagctaggcttcaacaatatgtgacccatgaacttccagatgttgaagctggttttagaaaaggcagaggaaccagagatcaaattgccaacatccactggatcatcaaaaaagcaagagagttccagaaatagatctatttctgctttattgactatgaaaaagcctgtgactgtgtggatcacaacaaactgtggaaaattctgaatgagatgggaatacctgaccacctgacctgactcttgagaaacctgtatgcaggtcaggaagcaatggttagaactggacatggaacaacagactggtatcaaatcgggaaaggagtacgtcaaggctgtatattgtcaccctgcttatttaacttatatgcagagtacatcatgagaaatgctgggctggatgaagcacaagctggaattaagattgctggggaaaatatcaataacctcaaatatgcagatgacaccacccttatggtagaaagtgatgaagaactaaagagcctcttgatgaaagtgaaaaaggagagtgaagaagttggcttaaagctcaacaatcagaaaccaaaaatcgtggcatccggtcccatcacttcatgggaaatagatggggaaatgatggaaacagtgtcagactttatttttgggggctccaaaatcactgcagatggtgactacagccatgaaattaagagacacttactccttggaagaaaagttatgaccaacctagacagtatattaaaaagcagagacattactttgccaacaaaggtccatctagttaaggctgtggtttttccagtggtcatgtatggatgtgagagttggatttataaacaaagctgagtgccgaagaattgatgcttttgaagtgtggtgttggagaagactcttgagagtcccttggactgcaaggagatccaacctgtcaaccctaaaggaaatcagtcctgaatattcattggaagaactgatgttgaagctaaaactccaatactttggccacctgatatgaaaaactgactcatctgaaaagaccctgatgctgggaacgattgaaggcaggaggagaatgggaaaacagaagatgagatggttggatggcatcactgactcaatggacatgagtttgagtaaactccgggagttggcaatggacagaggggcctggcgtgctgcagtccgtggggtcacaaagagtcagaaacaactgagtgactgagccgaACTGATATGTATATCAGTATGGACCGATACATATTactttatactttgggttattatctaattctcttttatttattttgtcttcaaaCTGTTTCCAGTTTGGCCATTGggagtttctcagacttttcttctAGAGTTTTTAAGGACTATCTCAAATTGTTTGTCCCAACAAACTGCTTTGGTAGCATGGAAGGTTgagtttgtctctttttttttttttttttttttgagtttgtcTCTTGAGAGAGTTTGCACATATGCACTGCCCCCTGTGGTGGACCCAGCCCTCTGGGCCTTATATCCTCCATCCCCAGTGTCCTGTAGGGCTGTGGACCTCAGAGCATCTGCCCCAGGAGATAAACTCTACAACCCCACAGCTACTCCCTGATGCCTCTGGATAGACTGCAGTCCAAACATCTCTTGAGACCAGGTTCATACTGGAGGAGGGCGGGACagccaggagaagggaaaagacTGGAGCCACTAGGGGTCTAGAACATAGAAACTTTCTCTCTTGAATATTTGAGGAAAGCTGGTGGCATGATTCAAAATTACAGAATTACCAGCCCCTGAAAAAACCCACATGGACTTAAGTCCTAAGAGTTCCCGGATCAGAATGATTCAGAGTCCAAGGCTACTGTCCACCATTCATCAGGGCCCTGTCTAGAGATATTTGGGAGTTTACCATATTTGGGGGCTTCAGTAAGATGTTAAGATATTCAGGGGCTTCAATAAGGCCCAGTGCAGCATTCTTATCCCCAGGACTTAAATTTGTCGAAAAAAGGAAGGATTCTGGATGAACTTTTTTCTACCTGACAGTGGTGTAGAGCTGTCCTTGGCCCTCCTGTGATTCCATCTGCTCAGTTTGAGAGAGTGCTGCCCTTGGAACCACGATGGGCTGGGGGATGGATGCTCAGGAAAACAGATGATGGTTGGGGGTGGGACAACAAAGCACTTGGCTCCAAATGAAGTCAGAAATGTCAGCTCCACTTGGTCTTTGGCAAAGATATCCCCACAGGTCCTCCAGCTCTGCTCTCAGAGTAGGATGGTGTTCCACAGTAAACACCCCAAGGACCTAGGGAGCCACCTGTACCAGCTGCATGATCACAGGCCTGTGGTCCGTCTGGGAGAGATGTGGGCTGGGCTCAGGAAGCTTGTGGTTTATAAAGCAACAGAAACCCTGCCCAGAGCACTCCAGCTGCCGCCACGATGAAGGGAGCACTGCTTCTGCTGGCCCTGCTGGTGACCAGAGAGCTGACCTTTGAGACGCGTGAGGGTAGGAAGGAGGTTCTGGATGGCCCTCCTGATCCTTGCCTGGTGCCGTCTCACTGCATCTTCCCCAGTCCTGTCCAAGCTGCCTCAACAGACAGATTCTGAGGGCAGCTGGCAGATCAGTGCCCAGGAGTCTGGCACAAACTCCCTGAGGCTTCCAGTCTTTGAATGGAGGGGGTGGTGTGGAGCTGGATGGGTCATTATCTGCGCACACCCTGGGGGATTTGTTTAGGGTAATGGTGCTCATTGGAAGGGAGGAAGTAGGCTAGTATACCTGGGAGCGGTGGTCAAGGGCAGAGGGATCTCCAGGCCTGGCCCCTCTTGCGGCTCCCTCTGCTGGGACTGCCTCGTAGGGAAGGTTTTCTGTCTGGGATGTAAGCAGTCCTGGGAGAGGGTGGGTCCCTGTGGCAGGTGAGTCTGAAGTTTTGGATGTGTGAGTTCCTATCAGGTGGTAGGAAACAGGAACCTTCTACCTTGGTTATTCTTGTGACAAGGTGTTTTCTGTTGTGCCTTCAGCCGAAGCCTGCCCTGTTTTTTATGGAGTCCTTACCACTGTATCCCTTGTATTACCACCGCCATTGTTGAACAACACCCTCGATTTGGTTGGAGCTACTGATGCAGAAAAATTAGCACTACAAGAAACTCAAGATTGCTTCGCTGAGAGCGGACTTGTGAACAGGTTGAATCATCTGAGAATCACGGTAAATCTACTCTTCCCCAGCTCTCACATATGCATAGTGCAGTATGTCACATGGTAATAGATTATGCAGTCTTGGGATGTATGACAGACAAGAGCTATTATTAAAGAGCTATTAACTACATAAACCTTTGGTCCACCCTACAGCAccttaatgggcttccctagtggctcagtgttgaagaatccacatgcaacgcaggagacatgggttccatccctaagtCATTTAGATGGGCTGGagtaaggaatggcaacccattccagtattcttgcccagaaaatcccatggacagaggagcctggcagattacaaagagtcagacatgactgaagtgactgagctctCATGCCCCCACAGCACCTATAATATGCAAGTGCAGTCTGCCTGCACATCCAGCCTCTTGTTACTGAATACGTCTGTATCATGTCAATCAGGTCACAGAAAGAGGACTAATATCAGTGCAATAGGCCAAGTATGTTGActcatgtgttttttttcccttcagttttggAGCCAGCATTGGAGGAGTAGAATTTTAATATTTGGCAGGAAAGGAAGCATTCAGCTCACACAAGTGTAGTTTTGTCAGCTCTATTTTGGTGTAGGTGATTTACtccctaagtcatgcccaactctgcaatcccatggactattgcctcccaggttcctctgtctatgggattttccaggcaagaatcctgaaataggttgctatttctttttccagcagatcttcccaacccagagatcaaacccatgtctcctgcttggcaggcagattcttcaccgcggagccacctaggaagccccagctCTATTTTAGGAATATTGAAAAGGAGCCCCTGCCTTAAAAGTCTCTTTCCAGCCTGGGACTCCCTGGCTTTGTGAAGTTTCTGGCCTGTGGTCTTGTCACCTCCTTTTGTTCCCACTCCGTTGGCCATTGCT from Cervus elaphus chromosome 4, mCerEla1.1, whole genome shotgun sequence includes:
- the LOC122691999 gene encoding major allergen I polypeptide chain 2-like; this encodes MKGALLLLALLVTRELTFETREAEACPVFYGVLTTVSLVLPPPLLNNTLDLVGATDAEKLALQETQDCFAESGLVNRLNHLRITLSIIFSKDCTGYKVSSVVNTALGLGLSLTSLVT